From one Lactiplantibacillus paraplantarum genomic stretch:
- a CDS encoding TetR/AcrR family transcriptional regulator produces MPAKKTFQDDQVIEKIMHLFWQQGYYHTSMDEIVTVSGVKKQSLYNAIGDKHTLYLRSLQRYHQQTLMRCTQAMQRLEQDGAAPLTILSMLFSRDLTATDQPAGDLMANAVAEFGTTDADVQRATNWFYDDYLTLMAAVILKGQANNQITDEQSSMSLAQSLLEARIGLQTRLRQGSQPDIQQRQQAWLTFLARH; encoded by the coding sequence TTGCCCGCTAAAAAAACATTCCAAGATGATCAAGTTATCGAAAAAATAATGCATTTATTTTGGCAACAAGGCTATTACCACACATCCATGGACGAAATTGTAACGGTTAGTGGCGTCAAAAAGCAAAGCTTATATAACGCTATTGGGGACAAGCACACCCTTTATTTGCGCAGCCTACAACGATATCACCAACAAACTTTAATGCGTTGTACGCAAGCCATGCAACGTTTAGAACAAGATGGCGCTGCACCTCTGACCATTCTCAGTATGCTATTCAGTCGTGATCTAACGGCGACCGACCAACCAGCAGGTGACCTTATGGCCAACGCGGTCGCAGAATTCGGCACTACTGATGCAGATGTTCAACGGGCGACCAACTGGTTTTATGATGATTACCTGACCTTAATGGCCGCGGTCATCTTAAAGGGTCAAGCTAACAATCAAATCACTGATGAACAATCCAGCATGAGCCTAGCACAGTCGTTACTAGAAGCACGGATTGGCCTACAAACACGCCTCCGTCAAGGTAGCCAGCCTGACATTCAACAACGTCAACAAGCTTGGCTAACTTTTTTAGCTCGACACTAA
- a CDS encoding Crp/Fnr family transcriptional regulator has translation MAEHECVQLVPIFSELGNEQLDTIESIVRHHHYPAGSTLFGADDPLDSLMIVANGQVKVYQLAANGREQLLYLLQTGDIDGEAALFENQRRTSFGEALVPTDVCSIRRSDFQDLMQKYPSISINVLNVFGKRLSQLERQTTSTATESVEARLANYITETAAALKSDTFKLPLKKKDLATFLGTTPESISRKLALFEHQGLITQKPGKVIEINDADQLLLTE, from the coding sequence ATGGCAGAACATGAATGCGTGCAGTTAGTCCCAATTTTTAGCGAACTCGGTAACGAACAATTAGACACCATCGAATCGATTGTTCGTCATCACCATTATCCAGCCGGCAGCACTTTATTTGGCGCTGATGATCCACTGGATTCACTGATGATTGTTGCCAATGGGCAGGTTAAAGTCTATCAGCTAGCTGCCAATGGTCGCGAACAACTATTATACCTATTGCAAACTGGTGATATCGATGGCGAAGCTGCCTTGTTTGAAAACCAACGGCGGACCTCGTTTGGCGAAGCCTTAGTACCAACTGATGTTTGCAGCATTCGCCGCTCAGATTTTCAGGACTTGATGCAAAAATATCCAAGTATCAGCATCAATGTCTTAAACGTCTTTGGTAAACGTCTCAGTCAGCTCGAACGGCAAACGACAAGTACGGCCACCGAATCAGTCGAAGCGCGGTTAGCCAACTATATCACCGAAACGGCAGCAGCTCTGAAATCGGATACGTTTAAACTGCCATTAAAGAAAAAGGATCTGGCGACGTTCCTCGGTACCACCCCTGAAAGCATCAGCCGTAAACTCGCATTGTTCGAGCATCAAGGTCTAATTACGCAAAAGCCTGGCAAAGTCATCGAAATTAACGATGCCGATCAGTTATTATTAACTGAATAA
- a CDS encoding DUF916 and DUF3324 domain-containing protein, whose translation MKKMFWQLLAVVGMIMAGLMMTARADDLNYTVQANLPDNQINQKVSYFDLKVTPGQTQNLTLNIKNNDSKEHRYTVSPNLAVTNENGIIDYSQAKAKADRSLKFNIKTALSDVQTVTVPAKTTKKVTVKLTVPEKTFKGIALGGINIIQELSTKAKQSSSGMAINNQYAYVLGLQLQESDPTNIKPDMKLHQVKAKQRNYRNYVTANLQNTQPVIMHGLKIKSYVTKAGSSKKVLTATKENMSMAPNSNFDFAIGDGTQQLKPGKYTLHLTATADKGKWQFTKNFTITNKEAETLNDTAVTEKQTNYFWWFVALGIVIIGLLAAIVWLLLKNRRRQD comes from the coding sequence ATGAAAAAAATGTTTTGGCAGTTGTTAGCAGTAGTGGGTATGATTATGGCCGGTTTGATGATGACGGCAAGGGCCGATGATTTAAATTATACGGTTCAGGCTAATCTACCTGATAACCAGATCAATCAAAAAGTGTCATATTTTGATTTAAAAGTCACACCGGGACAAACACAAAACTTAACGTTAAATATTAAAAATAATGATAGTAAGGAGCATCGTTATACGGTTTCTCCCAATCTAGCAGTGACAAATGAGAATGGAATCATTGATTATAGTCAGGCTAAGGCGAAAGCGGATCGTTCATTGAAGTTTAACATTAAAACGGCATTGTCTGATGTTCAGACGGTGACGGTGCCCGCTAAAACGACTAAAAAGGTGACGGTTAAATTAACAGTTCCAGAAAAGACGTTTAAGGGAATTGCACTTGGTGGGATTAATATTATTCAGGAATTGAGTACTAAGGCCAAACAGTCCAGTAGTGGGATGGCTATCAATAATCAATACGCTTATGTGCTTGGCTTACAGTTGCAAGAATCAGATCCGACAAATATTAAACCTGATATGAAGTTGCATCAGGTTAAGGCTAAACAACGTAATTATCGCAATTACGTGACGGCTAATTTACAAAATACTCAGCCAGTGATCATGCATGGACTAAAAATTAAGAGTTATGTGACGAAGGCTGGTTCATCCAAGAAGGTCTTGACAGCAACTAAGGAAAATATGTCAATGGCTCCTAATAGTAATTTCGATTTTGCCATTGGTGATGGTACTCAGCAACTAAAGCCTGGTAAATACACATTACACTTGACGGCAACCGCCGATAAGGGCAAATGGCAGTTCACTAAGAACTTTACGATTACGAACAAAGAAGCTGAGACATTAAACGATACGGCTGTTACGGAAAAACAAACAAACTATTTCTGGTGGTTTGTTGCGTTAGGCATTGTCATCATTGGTTTGCTGGCTGCAATTGTCTGGTTGTTGCTGAAAAATCGCCGTCGTCAGGATTAA
- a CDS encoding WxL domain-containing protein: protein MKKYIGTLVAGMTLMAGFPLVGQAADKTTEATVTLEQDPENKDITLDEIPAVNFGTQKIINDSKTYDATTVTNDLKVTNPGNTDGWSVQVRGTKFMADQRELRGATLTFAKVDATADDTGNQSKATANEVTINESDQAIMAATANEGIGKFTSKYATDKVSLLIPAGNAAGAYKSTLTWTLGNAPS, encoded by the coding sequence ATGAAAAAGTATATCGGAACACTCGTTGCAGGCATGACACTCATGGCAGGATTCCCGCTAGTAGGGCAAGCTGCTGATAAAACGACTGAAGCGACAGTTACTTTGGAGCAAGATCCAGAAAACAAAGATATTACCTTAGATGAAATACCGGCTGTCAACTTTGGAACACAGAAAATAATTAATGACAGTAAAACTTATGATGCGACCACTGTGACTAATGACTTAAAAGTAACTAACCCGGGGAACACGGACGGTTGGTCAGTGCAAGTTCGAGGAACGAAATTCATGGCTGACCAGCGTGAACTACGGGGAGCTACGTTAACCTTCGCTAAAGTCGATGCCACAGCTGATGACACTGGTAACCAGTCAAAAGCAACTGCTAATGAAGTAACGATTAATGAAAGTGATCAAGCTATCATGGCTGCTACGGCTAACGAAGGGATCGGTAAGTTTACTAGTAAGTATGCGACTGACAAAGTTTCCCTCTTGATTCCTGCCGGTAACGCGGCTGGTGCATACAAGTCAACCTTGACATGGACATTAGGCAACGCCCCTAGTTAA
- a CDS encoding lectin-like domain-containing protein: MWKGPKQILVAIMALTGLWVGTAHIQAADEASLAAAPSGLNQLDKLFTLPATFSGGATNSASIANVTNTSSPNTQAVQIINGKKQLGGFWSNDANRFDLNKDATFKMWVYLGTSTSTSKAGDGMAFVLQNDPSGTSASAKVSSSNIIGETLGVWGVDTNNKLQDTQEFAKTAIQNSWALEFDTYTNTSTGYSDAGKGDAFDNGIKKQHIATGYPGAASQYINQSVRSWDLTGLIWTTRYYFTQNHGNLMTNVTLGDSKWHHLVMKWEAASKTMTYTFDDLNPDGSATGSGVTQSVGLDTSQFNSSDGLVRWGFMGATGSNTGNNMVVIESAPNLVDAQAAVKVTDKTKNREVTTGSQVKAKRKVQYDYQLNYKGGQLDWDNITAELNLPKHITFNSAKVTYADGSEQTLTAPTAGATKVDYTLDKALSTSQATATITLSGTADNVVVNEETTATTATFKNKIFETTTEAPNYTITVDQPIGILILNNPYTVANGDDVTVKGIVFAEDSEQLSNDQVTLYPTVNGKEMPAVQMSNDDEQGYFYYKIKADQLHVGDDNRLEIWASDPYENESPVGTAKITVTGGNLGFKSVAANSTFKSIMLDGSAKTTDREDDWQLVVRDNRGKGSNWQLQASATNFKTTGGKTLPGDVIFRQGDKTTTLNSVGTVIDSHTTTSDNDDYDVLATWTSKSGILYQSNAGATPGSYTGDITWTLTDAPK; the protein is encoded by the coding sequence ATGTGGAAGGGACCGAAACAAATACTGGTTGCAATAATGGCATTAACGGGGTTATGGGTCGGGACCGCCCACATTCAGGCCGCTGACGAAGCGTCGTTGGCAGCGGCACCATCTGGCTTGAATCAGTTGGACAAACTCTTTACGTTACCAGCGACATTTAGTGGCGGGGCCACTAACAGTGCGAGCATTGCTAATGTGACCAATACGAGCTCGCCAAATACTCAAGCTGTGCAAATTATTAATGGTAAGAAACAATTAGGTGGCTTTTGGTCCAATGATGCCAACCGGTTTGATTTAAATAAAGACGCCACCTTTAAGATGTGGGTGTATTTGGGAACATCTACTAGTACTAGCAAGGCCGGTGATGGAATGGCCTTTGTCTTACAAAATGATCCTAGTGGAACATCAGCTTCGGCAAAGGTCAGCTCATCAAATATTATTGGTGAAACATTAGGTGTGTGGGGCGTTGACACCAACAATAAATTACAAGATACACAGGAATTTGCAAAAACAGCAATCCAAAATAGTTGGGCCTTAGAGTTTGATACCTATACCAATACATCAACGGGTTATAGTGATGCTGGTAAGGGTGATGCATTTGATAATGGGATTAAGAAGCAACATATTGCGACTGGCTATCCAGGTGCAGCTAGCCAGTATATTAATCAATCAGTTAGAAGTTGGGATTTAACTGGGTTGATTTGGACAACACGGTATTACTTTACGCAGAACCATGGTAATTTAATGACCAATGTGACGTTGGGTGACAGTAAGTGGCATCATTTGGTTATGAAGTGGGAGGCGGCCAGCAAAACGATGACGTACACGTTTGATGACCTCAATCCCGATGGATCAGCAACGGGTAGCGGCGTTACTCAGAGTGTGGGCCTTGATACTAGCCAATTTAATAGTAGTGATGGCTTGGTTCGTTGGGGGTTCATGGGAGCCACTGGTAGTAATACTGGTAATAATATGGTCGTAATTGAAAGTGCACCGAATCTAGTTGATGCTCAGGCGGCCGTTAAGGTGACGGACAAAACTAAGAATCGCGAGGTCACGACAGGTAGCCAAGTTAAGGCCAAGCGCAAGGTTCAGTATGATTATCAGCTGAACTATAAAGGCGGACAACTTGATTGGGATAACATTACTGCTGAACTGAACTTGCCAAAGCACATTACCTTTAACAGTGCTAAGGTGACGTACGCAGATGGTAGTGAACAAACGTTAACAGCCCCGACAGCTGGTGCTACCAAAGTGGATTACACACTAGACAAAGCATTATCGACTAGTCAAGCAACGGCAACGATTACGCTTAGTGGAACTGCTGATAATGTGGTGGTCAACGAGGAAACAACGGCCACAACAGCAACGTTTAAGAATAAGATTTTTGAAACAACGACTGAAGCACCAAATTATACAATTACTGTTGATCAGCCGATTGGTATTTTAATCCTCAATAATCCATATACGGTGGCTAATGGTGATGATGTCACGGTTAAAGGAATTGTATTTGCCGAAGATTCGGAACAATTGTCAAATGACCAAGTGACACTTTATCCAACGGTCAACGGCAAAGAAATGCCGGCGGTTCAAATGTCCAATGATGATGAACAAGGGTATTTCTATTACAAGATTAAGGCGGACCAATTACACGTTGGCGATGATAACAGGCTGGAAATTTGGGCCTCAGATCCGTATGAAAATGAATCACCGGTCGGAACGGCTAAGATTACCGTTACAGGAGGGAATCTAGGGTTTAAGTCGGTGGCCGCGAATAGCACTTTTAAGTCAATAATGTTAGACGGTTCAGCTAAAACAACGGATCGAGAAGATGATTGGCAACTGGTCGTTCGTGATAATCGTGGGAAAGGTTCCAATTGGCAATTACAAGCTAGTGCGACTAATTTTAAAACTACTGGTGGCAAAACATTGCCTGGCGATGTGATCTTTCGTCAAGGTGATAAAACGACCACGCTTAATTCGGTTGGCACCGTAATTGATAGTCACACAACTACTAGTGATAATGATGATTATGATGTTTTAGCCACTTGGACAAGTAAGTCTGGTATTTTGTATCAGAGTAATGCGGGTGCTACGCCTGGTTCTTATACTGGTGATATTACGTGGACGTTAACGGATGCACCTAAGTAG
- a CDS encoding IS5-like element ISLpl3 family transposase (programmed frameshift), with amino-acid sequence MTTPKRYELEDAQWDRIKGYFPPYRTGRPSSLDNRTALNAILWLMRSGAPWRDLPERYGSWKTVYSRFRAWVSSGLFEQVFLELIDDPDMENLSLDSTIVRAHQKATGGKKNAECMVENQAIGLSRGGRTTKIHALVDGLGNPLGFRLTGGQVHDSQVASELLEGFDISQSNIIADKAYGTAKLRQYIEDKAGVYTIPPKENTKDKWTYDYHVYCERHLIENFFNQLKNFRRIATRYDKLAHVYLATVYIASICILLK; translated from the exons ATGACAACACCTAAACGATACGAACTGGAAGATGCTCAGTGGGACCGAATCAAAGGATACTTCCCGCCATACCGGACTGGCCGTCCATCAAGCCTAGACAACCGTACCGCCCTCAACGCTATCCTCTGGCTCATGCGCAGCGGGGCTCCTTGGCGTGATCTACCTGAACGCTATGGCTCTTGGAAAACGGTGTATAGTCGCTTCCGAGCCTGGGTAAGTTCAGGCTTGTTCGAACAGGTTTTTCTCGAATTGATTGACGATCCCGACATGGAAAACTTGAGCTTAGATTCAACGATCGTTCGAGCGCATCAAAAGGCCACTGGGG GCAAAAAAAATGCCGAATGTATGGTCGAAAATCAAGCTATTGGATTAAGTCGAGGTGGCCGAACGACCAAGATTCACGCACTCGTTGACGGATTAGGGAATCCCTTGGGTTTTCGCCTAACAGGTGGTCAAGTACATGATAGCCAAGTTGCCAGTGAGTTGCTGGAAGGCTTCGATATTTCTCAATCAAATATTATCGCGGATAAAGCCTATGGCACCGCGAAACTTCGCCAGTATATTGAAGATAAAGCAGGCGTCTATACCATTCCGCCAAAGGAAAATACCAAAGACAAGTGGACCTATGATTACCACGTTTATTGTGAGCGCCATTTGATTGAGAACTTCTTCAATCAGTTGAAGAACTTTCGTAGGATTGCAACGCGTTATGATAAGCTCGCTCATGTTTATCTGGCTACGGTCTACATTGCCTCAATTTGCATCTTACTTAAGTAG
- a CDS encoding WxL domain-containing protein encodes MKMGLLVTGRLLMTAASCLIVSNWCWMTVTHAATTQSQVQVKLTPSDDDNAVSPVDPDDPSKPYPGDSVDDGNVVGTGSQGNLTIDFVSNLRFNAITTAGGPVSTTAQNERAMIQITDRRASAAGWTLQVTPSPLQSNQQSLTTSLKLGTVQLRPGTGNVSTAPSVVNTDELVAGVANNVVTAKANTGLGTWLVVLNRGRELTQLQIYDRQLTAGDYTGTLAWSLMNAPS; translated from the coding sequence ATGAAAATGGGATTGTTGGTAACGGGGCGGTTACTAATGACGGCAGCCAGTTGTCTCATCGTTAGCAACTGGTGCTGGATGACGGTGACACACGCTGCAACGACACAGTCACAGGTGCAAGTAAAGTTAACGCCTTCGGATGATGACAATGCCGTTTCCCCGGTTGATCCTGATGATCCTAGTAAACCATATCCTGGTGATTCGGTTGATGACGGCAACGTAGTCGGTACGGGTTCGCAGGGTAACTTAACCATTGATTTTGTTAGTAATCTTAGATTTAATGCGATTACAACTGCCGGTGGTCCGGTCAGTACGACGGCTCAAAATGAACGGGCGATGATTCAAATAACAGATCGGCGCGCATCGGCAGCTGGTTGGACTTTACAAGTAACGCCCAGCCCGTTACAAAGTAACCAGCAGTCATTAACGACGTCTTTGAAGTTGGGGACCGTTCAATTACGGCCGGGGACTGGGAACGTTAGTACAGCACCTAGTGTTGTTAATACTGATGAACTAGTTGCTGGGGTTGCTAACAATGTGGTGACCGCCAAGGCTAACACTGGTCTAGGAACTTGGTTAGTAGTTTTGAATCGGGGTCGTGAACTAACACAACTTCAGATTTATGATCGCCAACTGACTGCCGGCGATTATACGGGCACGTTAGCTTGGTCGTTGATGAATGCCCCTAGTTGA
- a CDS encoding GNAT family N-acetyltransferase has translation MSQFEKYHPILTPHYTFDWLTKARVIDVFNLYQTSTPTATMETTATQINHIMREIFHDRQLIWGVTDRTTTKFVGQVGFTPIDTANHTGTLIINLRPAYQQATTLTEILERLVAFGTVELKLQQLTLNLPQQNSIIEKILHNLNFVTQDHLTFNYQP, from the coding sequence ATGTCACAGTTTGAAAAGTATCACCCAATTCTAACCCCCCACTACACGTTTGACTGGTTGACCAAGGCTCGGGTCATTGACGTTTTTAATCTATATCAAACTAGCACCCCCACAGCGACCATGGAAACAACGGCCACGCAGATCAACCACATCATGCGTGAAATCTTTCATGATCGGCAACTTATCTGGGGCGTGACTGATCGCACCACTACTAAATTTGTGGGTCAGGTTGGCTTTACGCCCATTGACACTGCCAACCATACGGGAACGCTCATCATTAATCTCAGGCCAGCTTATCAGCAAGCCACCACGCTAACTGAGATTTTGGAACGATTGGTGGCATTCGGAACCGTTGAATTAAAGTTACAGCAACTCACTTTAAACCTACCACAACAAAATTCAATCATAGAAAAGATTTTGCATAACTTGAACTTTGTCACCCAGGATCATCTAACGTTTAATTATCAGCCATAA
- a CDS encoding M13 family metallopeptidase, with translation MATINQAAVKQDLYDAVNGEWLKTAVIPDDHASTGGFMDLVDAIEKTLMHDFDAMAAGTVEPDNPQLAEFIKFYRLAKDFEQRNANGAAPILPCLKQIDSLSDFADLQQRMPDWIYDGLPLPFSLDVDADMKNTKINALFAQAPGTILPDKTYYDEGNQSGPKLLAIYAKMMTELLQKTGYDADEAQKIVDDTLQFDRLIVPWVKSAEESADYSKMYNPRKFNDFVNTSRYLDLAAITYSVIDGNPDQVILPEPAFFDHFNEVVNPDNFGLMKNWMKAKLVQRYSGYLSDDMRVLATTYSRALSGQKEPRNQAKSAYYLATGTFDQVVGLYYGHKYFGEAAKADVHQMVEKMIAVYKRRLQSNTWLSADTRTKAITKLDKLGIQVGYPDKLETIYTKFKTHTPEQGGNVLSNVLHFNRLARQDMFSKWGKATDRTRWEMSADTVNAYYHPFMNIIVFPAAILQAPFYSLEQLSSANYGGIGAVIAHEISHAFDNNGALFDEFGNLHNWWTEEDSAHFKELAKSMISEFDGLDFAGAKVNGTLTVSENIADAGGLSCAEEAAKGEDDVDLSAFFTNWAMVWRMKATTEYMQLLLSIDVHAPAKLRANVQPKNLDDFYTTFDIQPDDAMYLAPDKRVKIW, from the coding sequence ATGGCAACCATTAATCAAGCAGCAGTAAAACAAGATCTCTACGACGCCGTCAACGGCGAGTGGCTTAAAACCGCCGTCATTCCGGATGACCATGCTTCAACCGGGGGCTTTATGGACTTAGTTGATGCCATTGAAAAAACATTAATGCATGATTTCGATGCAATGGCTGCGGGGACCGTTGAACCTGACAATCCGCAGCTGGCAGAATTCATCAAGTTTTACCGTTTAGCTAAAGATTTCGAACAGCGTAATGCCAACGGTGCAGCACCAATCCTACCGTGCCTCAAGCAAATTGATAGTTTAAGCGACTTTGCTGACTTACAACAACGGATGCCCGATTGGATCTACGACGGTCTCCCACTACCATTCAGCTTAGATGTTGATGCTGACATGAAGAACACTAAGATCAACGCCCTATTTGCCCAAGCACCTGGCACCATCCTACCCGACAAGACGTACTATGACGAAGGCAACCAATCCGGCCCTAAGTTACTAGCCATTTACGCTAAGATGATGACTGAACTGTTACAAAAAACCGGTTATGATGCGGATGAAGCTCAAAAAATCGTCGATGACACCTTGCAATTTGACCGCTTGATCGTCCCGTGGGTCAAGTCCGCTGAAGAATCTGCTGATTACAGTAAGATGTATAACCCCCGCAAATTTAACGATTTCGTCAATACTAGTCGTTACTTAGACTTAGCAGCCATTACCTATTCAGTCATTGATGGTAATCCTGATCAAGTTATCTTGCCAGAACCCGCCTTCTTTGATCACTTCAACGAAGTAGTCAATCCCGACAATTTTGGTCTAATGAAGAATTGGATGAAGGCCAAGTTAGTCCAACGTTACAGTGGCTACCTCAGTGATGACATGCGGGTCTTAGCAACAACTTACTCTCGGGCATTATCTGGGCAAAAGGAACCCCGGAACCAAGCTAAAAGTGCCTACTATCTAGCTACCGGGACCTTCGATCAGGTCGTTGGCCTCTATTATGGTCACAAATATTTTGGTGAAGCCGCTAAAGCGGATGTCCACCAGATGGTTGAAAAAATGATTGCGGTTTACAAACGACGCTTGCAATCGAACACTTGGCTCAGTGCAGATACCCGGACCAAAGCGATTACTAAGCTTGACAAACTCGGCATTCAAGTGGGCTACCCTGATAAATTAGAAACGATTTACACAAAATTCAAAACCCATACACCAGAACAAGGCGGTAACGTTTTAAGTAACGTGCTGCACTTTAACCGTTTAGCTCGCCAAGACATGTTCTCTAAGTGGGGCAAAGCCACTGACCGGACCCGCTGGGAAATGAGTGCGGACACCGTTAACGCTTACTATCATCCATTTATGAATATCATTGTCTTTCCAGCCGCTATTTTACAAGCCCCATTCTACAGCCTAGAACAGCTTTCCAGCGCCAACTATGGTGGTATTGGTGCCGTTATCGCTCATGAAATCTCCCACGCTTTTGATAATAACGGCGCCTTATTCGATGAGTTCGGCAATCTACACAACTGGTGGACTGAGGAAGACTCCGCACACTTCAAGGAGCTCGCCAAGTCAATGATTAGTGAATTTGACGGCCTTGATTTTGCTGGTGCGAAAGTTAATGGTACGCTAACCGTGTCCGAAAACATCGCTGATGCTGGCGGCTTAAGTTGTGCGGAAGAAGCCGCTAAAGGCGAAGATGATGTTGATCTGAGTGCCTTCTTTACCAACTGGGCAATGGTGTGGCGGATGAAAGCCACGACCGAATACATGCAACTCTTACTTTCAATCGATGTGCACGCTCCTGCTAAACTACGTGCCAACGTTCAACCTAAGAACTTGGATGACTTCTACACCACATTTGACATTCAGCCTGACGATGCTATGTATTTGGCACCGGATAAGCGGGTCAAAATTTGGTAA
- a CDS encoding FAD-dependent oxidoreductase: MKVIVIGCTHAGTAAVNQILASNPDTEVTIYERNDNVSFLSCGIALYLGGQVADPQGLFYSSPEQLAELGATVHMQHDVTDVDTENHEITVTDLKTGASKTDHYDKLVVTTGSWPVIPPIDGIDSPNVYLCKNWTHAQNLWEAAKPAKRVIVIGGGYIGTELVEAYQKQGKEVTLIDGLPRILNKYLDKEFTDRVEQNFVDHGIKMALNQMVQGFSDDGKEVTVKTDKGSYTADMAILCVGFRPNTGLLKGKVDMNANGSIKTNDYMQTSDPDIYGAGDSVAVHYNPTQKDAYIPLATNAVRQGTLVGLNIFKPTRKYMGTQSTSGLMLFGQTIVSSGMTLEHAQAEKVPAAAVTFEDNYRPEFMPTTKPVLMQLVYNPETREILGAQFMSEHDVSQSANVISVMIQNHNTIDDLGFVDMFFQPIYDRPFNYLNLLGQAAIAHAAEAVTE, translated from the coding sequence ATGAAAGTTATCGTAATTGGTTGTACCCATGCTGGCACTGCTGCCGTTAATCAGATTTTAGCGTCAAACCCAGATACTGAAGTAACGATTTATGAGAGAAATGACAATGTTTCGTTCCTATCCTGTGGGATTGCCCTGTACCTCGGTGGCCAAGTTGCCGATCCTCAAGGTCTGTTTTATTCTAGTCCTGAACAGTTAGCTGAGTTAGGTGCGACTGTTCATATGCAACATGATGTAACCGATGTTGATACTGAAAACCATGAAATTACCGTTACTGATTTAAAGACTGGCGCATCTAAGACGGATCATTATGATAAATTAGTCGTTACAACCGGTTCGTGGCCAGTTATTCCACCAATTGATGGTATTGATAGCCCAAATGTTTATCTTTGTAAGAATTGGACGCATGCCCAAAATTTATGGGAAGCGGCCAAGCCTGCTAAGCGGGTCATCGTTATTGGTGGGGGCTACATTGGGACTGAATTAGTAGAAGCCTACCAAAAGCAAGGCAAAGAAGTGACTTTGATTGATGGCTTACCACGAATTTTAAATAAATATTTAGACAAAGAATTTACCGACCGCGTTGAACAAAACTTTGTTGATCATGGAATTAAGATGGCTCTAAATCAAATGGTCCAAGGCTTTAGCGATGATGGTAAAGAAGTGACTGTTAAGACTGATAAGGGGAGTTATACTGCTGATATGGCCATTCTGTGTGTTGGGTTCCGGCCGAATACTGGTTTGTTGAAGGGGAAGGTTGACATGAACGCCAATGGTTCAATTAAGACCAATGATTACATGCAAACTTCTGATCCTGATATTTATGGTGCCGGTGACTCGGTAGCCGTTCACTACAATCCAACTCAAAAGGATGCTTATATTCCGTTAGCTACCAATGCAGTTCGCCAAGGGACATTAGTTGGTTTAAACATCTTTAAGCCAACTCGTAAATACATGGGAACACAGTCCACTTCTGGCTTAATGTTGTTTGGTCAGACGATCGTTTCTTCTGGAATGACCTTAGAACATGCTCAGGCTGAGAAGGTGCCAGCAGCGGCTGTCACTTTTGAAGACAACTATCGGCCCGAATTTATGCCAACGACCAAACCAGTTCTGATGCAATTGGTTTACAATCCGGAGACGCGTGAAATTTTAGGTGCGCAATTCATGAGTGAACATGACGTTTCACAATCAGCCAACGTAATTTCTGTGATGATTCAAAATCACAATACCATTGATGACCTTGGCTTTGTGGATATGTTCTTCCAACCAATTTACGATCGGCCATTTAACTACTTGAACTTACTTGGTCAAGCAGCCATTGCACACGCAGCTGAAGCAGTAACTGAATAA